The Nocardia arthritidis genome has a window encoding:
- a CDS encoding HesA/MoeB/ThiF family protein yields MSVQLMVRPRIKEIFGVLLLARRIRLDAGEGYAAEIGDPEGRYRRLVVLLDGSRTIGHLKDELRDVLTPREVDNALHELDESGYLEDAVEPDMSRDELEGYLDNLSFFDLLGPMGESKYRHQRSLKQLRVGLIGMGDIGSNVAIALAQLGVGVVRAVDFDKVHFSDPNRQGSTSAVDELEAGVSHLRTGFDTDFAASARRIRWAEDAADFIDDAAPHVVVCVADKLDGFINRWVNNACVDRGIIMIAGSVAAGIGNAYSVTPGRSGCYNCLVAEKRAPKFAQELSCTRGSDFNVANGAAGMFHAYFLVYEMLRLTLGIAPPLTFNRLFEINFVTFEQHFTEFRKLGHCKVCGTASDAADDRS; encoded by the coding sequence ATGTCGGTCCAGCTTATGGTGCGGCCACGGATCAAAGAAATCTTCGGTGTCCTGCTACTGGCTCGGAGGATTCGTCTCGACGCGGGCGAGGGGTACGCGGCCGAGATCGGTGATCCCGAGGGCAGGTATCGCCGGCTCGTTGTGCTGCTGGATGGCAGCAGGACGATCGGACATTTGAAGGACGAACTCCGCGACGTACTGACTCCCCGGGAAGTCGATAACGCTCTCCACGAACTCGATGAATCCGGATATCTGGAGGATGCGGTGGAGCCGGATATGTCCCGAGATGAATTGGAAGGATACCTGGACAACCTGAGCTTCTTCGATCTTCTCGGTCCGATGGGCGAATCCAAATATCGGCACCAGCGCTCACTGAAGCAATTGCGCGTCGGACTGATCGGCATGGGAGATATCGGGTCCAATGTTGCGATCGCGTTGGCACAGTTGGGCGTAGGTGTAGTCAGAGCGGTGGACTTCGACAAAGTCCATTTTAGTGATCCGAATAGACAAGGCTCGACCTCCGCTGTCGACGAGTTGGAGGCAGGCGTCAGCCACCTTCGCACCGGATTCGATACCGACTTCGCCGCGTCAGCTCGCCGGATCCGTTGGGCGGAAGACGCGGCCGATTTCATCGATGACGCCGCACCCCATGTAGTTGTCTGCGTTGCCGACAAGCTCGACGGCTTCATCAACCGATGGGTCAATAATGCTTGCGTCGATCGCGGCATCATCATGATCGCCGGCAGCGTCGCAGCCGGAATCGGCAATGCATATTCCGTCACGCCCGGCCGCTCCGGGTGCTACAACTGCCTGGTTGCGGAAAAGCGCGCTCCGAAATTCGCCCAGGAACTCAGCTGTACTCGAGGCAGCGATTTCAACGTCGCGAACGGGGCGGCCGGCATGTTCCATGCCTACTTCCTGGTGTACGAAATGTTGCGATTGACACTAGGGATCGCCCCGCCACTGACTTTCAACAGACTCTTCGAAATAAATTTCGTCACATTCGAGCAACATTTCACCGAGTTCCGAAAACTCGGCCATTGCAAGGTATGCGGCACGGCGAGCGACGCCGCAGATGATCGCTCATGA
- a CDS encoding DUF6193 family natural product biosynthesis protein: MPHVEISNPFVSSPLGPEIAALYPEVAVAGSLDLVLQAELRRVGFDLAVVPSESPGWRYVGATVRNDRRYVSILLAIKERWFSLQFWERGVMMASGGTVELDAAAGAVGLWQSGATLRDLRNGWSFVRYSELAEAYEHGDPVAVTWKSYRRTRASHIDHDLIEAAYAQPRLRVLFPFTSHESLRLSRCTRFPYSRDLPVIWPLKDGRYRVVRQGIPHREPVELGLVDTPDEAVALLVAHLPDNCGPAIDGTAEDLDRTDSTETSK; the protein is encoded by the coding sequence ATGCCTCATGTCGAGATTTCGAACCCGTTTGTGTCGAGCCCGCTCGGGCCCGAGATCGCCGCGCTCTATCCGGAAGTTGCCGTTGCGGGGAGCCTGGATCTGGTGCTCCAGGCGGAACTACGTCGTGTCGGTTTCGACCTGGCGGTGGTTCCGTCTGAATCTCCGGGTTGGCGGTATGTCGGAGCCACGGTTCGCAACGATCGTCGGTATGTGAGCATCTTGCTCGCCATCAAGGAGCGGTGGTTTTCTCTCCAGTTCTGGGAGCGCGGCGTCATGATGGCCAGCGGAGGGACTGTCGAACTGGACGCCGCCGCTGGCGCTGTCGGTCTTTGGCAATCCGGCGCCACATTGCGGGACCTGCGAAACGGGTGGTCGTTCGTCCGTTACAGCGAGCTCGCCGAAGCCTATGAGCACGGCGATCCCGTCGCCGTTACGTGGAAATCCTATCGTCGGACCCGAGCATCGCATATCGACCACGACCTGATCGAAGCGGCTTACGCGCAACCACGACTGCGGGTCCTGTTCCCCTTCACCAGCCACGAGTCACTGCGTCTGAGCCGCTGCACCCGGTTTCCCTACAGCCGCGACCTCCCCGTGATCTGGCCTTTGAAGGACGGCAGATACCGCGTGGTCAGGCAGGGCATTCCGCACCGTGAGCCAGTTGAGCTCGGACTGGTCGACACCCCCGACGAGGCGGTCGCGCTGCTCGTTGCCCACCTTCCCGACAATTGCGGCCCAGCCATCGACGGCACCGCCGAGGATCTCGACAGAACAGATTCCACAGAAACATCAAAATGA
- a CDS encoding methyltransferase family protein has protein sequence MSRAYVVYTIALVGAVAICGAIVFLSAWTLNYWQAWALMAAMLGSYSAAILASFARRDEAPSWRRRSGESQRETLTSQRLIVILARLGFCALLVVPGFDHRFGWSSVPPSISLAADLLVAAGLLITYRVRQEILRRATSVTTEAPQDRRMISTGPFAVVRSPMHAGVLLYAAAIPVALGSWWGLVVFAGMVPLSLMRMSYEEKVLRQIFTDYSDYTQKVEYRLLPHIW, from the coding sequence ATGAGCAGAGCCTATGTGGTGTACACCATCGCATTGGTGGGGGCGGTCGCCATATGTGGAGCGATTGTTTTCCTTTCGGCCTGGACGCTGAACTACTGGCAGGCATGGGCGCTGATGGCAGCGATGCTCGGCAGCTACAGCGCGGCGATCCTGGCTTCTTTCGCGCGTCGTGACGAAGCACCGTCGTGGCGGCGAAGGTCGGGTGAATCGCAGCGCGAAACTCTGACGAGTCAGCGGCTCATCGTAATCCTCGCGAGGCTCGGCTTCTGCGCCCTGCTCGTCGTCCCCGGCTTCGACCATCGGTTCGGCTGGTCATCGGTCCCGCCCTCGATCAGCCTCGCCGCCGACCTCCTCGTCGCCGCGGGCCTGCTGATCACCTACCGCGTACGCCAGGAGATCCTCCGCCGCGCCACCTCCGTGACCACCGAGGCGCCGCAGGATCGGCGGATGATCTCGACCGGCCCCTTCGCCGTCGTCCGCTCCCCCATGCACGCCGGGGTCCTCCTCTACGCGGCCGCGATACCCGTCGCCCTCGGATCCTGGTGGGGCCTGGTCGTTTTCGCCGGCATGGTGCCGCTGTCATTGATGCGGATGTCCTACGAGGAGAAGGTCCTGCGCCAGATATTCACCGACTACTCCGATTACACCCAGAAGGTCGAATACCGTCTGCTCCCACACATCTGGTGA
- a CDS encoding pentapeptide repeat-containing protein, with amino-acid sequence MLGAFVRTRAPNTPECSTLPPPHPNPDDLPRLAPDIQSAITVIGRRDTPSVGHVDLSRTCLKGADLRFADLRNVDLEFSSLVWADMRHANLQGATVHLANFHSAYMNGVNLEEARFEVVNFTAALMEDGNIRSAKMINCPLINAVFLGADLKGLEISFSDLSGADFAPEVNLEHSTAAKNLGQAKLEHVHYNNDTTWPKGFTPPENADPGL; translated from the coding sequence GTGCTCGGCGCCTTCGTCCGAACGCGGGCACCAAATACTCCCGAATGCTCTACCTTACCGCCACCGCATCCAAACCCCGACGACCTTCCTAGGCTAGCACCCGATATCCAATCCGCCATAACGGTGATCGGTCGACGCGATACCCCGAGCGTTGGCCACGTGGATCTTTCCCGCACCTGCCTTAAAGGAGCTGACCTTAGGTTCGCAGACCTACGGAACGTAGACCTGGAGTTCTCCAGCCTCGTTTGGGCCGACATGCGGCACGCAAATCTTCAAGGGGCAACAGTACACTTGGCGAATTTTCACAGTGCATACATGAATGGCGTGAACTTGGAAGAGGCAAGATTTGAGGTCGTGAACTTTACCGCCGCATTAATGGAGGATGGCAATATTCGTAGCGCCAAAATGATCAATTGCCCCTTGATCAACGCGGTCTTTTTAGGAGCAGACCTCAAGGGCTTGGAGATCAGCTTCTCCGATCTATCCGGCGCAGACTTTGCCCCGGAGGTTAATTTAGAGCATTCGACTGCGGCGAAGAATCTAGGCCAGGCGAAATTAGAGCACGTTCATTACAACAACGATACGACGTGGCCGAAAGGGTTCACCCCTCCCGAGAATGCCGATCCAGGTCTCTAG